Proteins from a single region of Enoplosus armatus isolate fEnoArm2 chromosome 6, fEnoArm2.hap1, whole genome shotgun sequence:
- the LOC139286594 gene encoding transcription factor Maf-like: MASELAMSNSDLPTSPLAMEYVNDFDLMKFEVKKEPVEPDRSISQCSRLVAGGSLSSTPMSTPCSSVPPSPSFSAPSPGSGSEQKGHLEDFYWMTGYQQQLNPEALGFSPEDAVEALISSSHQLQTFDGYARGQQYGGAAGAGGAMAGEEMGSAAAVVSAVIAAAAAQNGNPHHHHHHHHHHHTGAHHPSSGSQSGGVAGGNHQHMRLDDRFSDEQLVTMSVRELNRQLRGVSKEEVIRLKQKRRTLKNRGYAQSCRYKRVQQRHVLEGEKTQLIQQVDHLKQEISRLARERDAYKEKYEKLISTGFRENGGSSSDNNPSSPEFFM, translated from the coding sequence ATGGCATCAGAGCTGGCAATGAGCAACTCCGACCTGCCCACCAGTCCCCTGGCCATGGAATATGTTAATGACTTCGATCTGATGAAGTTTGAAGTGAAAAAGGAGCCGGTGGAGCCCGATCGCAGCATCAGCCAGTGCAGCCGCCTGGTCGCCGGGGGATCCCTATCTTCCACCCCGATGAGCACGCCTTGCAGCTCGGTTCCCCCCTCTCCAAGCTTCTCGGCGCCCAGTCCGGGATCAGGGAGCGAACAGAAGGGGCACTTGGAGGATTTCTACTGGATGACCGGGTACCAACAGCAGTTGAACCCCGAGGCTCTGGGCTTTAGCCCGGAGGACGCCGTAGAGGCGCTGATCAGCAGCAGTCACCAGCTCCAGACCTTCGATGGCTATGCCAGAGGGCAGCAGTACGGCGGCGCAGCCGGGGCAGGAGGCGCCATGGCCGGGGAGGAGATGGGATCAGCGGCCGCCGTGGTGTCCGCGGTTATCGCTGCAGCCGCAGCTCAGAACGGGaatccccaccaccaccaccaccatcaccaccaccaccacacaggGGCACACCACCCTTCCTCCGGGTCTCAGTCCGGCGGCGTCGCGGGGGGAAACCACCAGCACATGCGCTTGGATGATCGGTTCTCGGACGAGCAGCTGGTGACCATGTCGGTTCGGGAATTGAACCGGCAGCTCCGGGGGGTCAGCAAGGAAGAGGTGATCCGGCtgaaacagaagaggaggacactAAAGAACAGAGGCTATGCCCAGTCCTGCCGGTACAAGCGGGTCCAGCAGCGGCACGtcctggagggagagaagacgcAACTCATCCAGCAGGTGGACCACCTCAAGCAGGAGATCTCCCGGCTGGCCAGGGAGAGGGACGCCTACAAGGAGAAATACGAGAAGCTGATCAGCACCGGCTTCAGAGAAAACGGAGGATCCAGCAGCGACAACAACCCCTCATCCCCGGAGTTTTTCATGTGA